TCGACATTGTAATGAtagtaaaattaatattatgcAAAATTGCTTTTTAAACAGCACGTATATGTAGATATAGAAGTCAACTGTGATCACtgctttaaaattttgtattttgagttttaattgttttatttatcaattatcTCTGTGTACGTAAActcttttttaaaaacgTTCATattatgaataattttttttatagatttcaaactttttttaaatctagTTTTATTATGTATCTTTCTACAAATCCTTAATTTGGGGAAGATGCTATTTTTGTGGCTTTTTCTCTCATCTCTCCAGAAGTAGTCAGAATGAAGATCAAAGGTTTCGTCCGTTTTGATAGAGTCTTCTGtttgattaattttgtCATTCTTCTCTTGATCCAAGGAATTACTGCtatttaatgaagaaagaAGAGAACATACTTCAgaatatgataaaaattcagaTTGGCGTGAATTAGCCTGCCATAGGGTACTAAAGACAACCTTATTTTCAGGTGACATTAAAATTACttttgttaaataatttttaagcttgaaaaaaaaaagtttatagTATCTTGGGCATTAGGAAATTGCTCGacttttataatatatgtttttatataaatgattgtatatttaacaaaaagACCTGTTTTGGACTTTTTATACAGTGATACctactttaaaaaaattttccttatataaataaatataatatttacgATATATTTTGtgtctttaaaaaaaaaagtttaaaagCTTTTACGTCACTTTTCCtttcttaaaatttaacacaaaaataaaataataatttttaaatttagttccttaaaaaaaagataaaagaaattatgaATAATCAATAAAGATTTTCACTTTTCTCATGCATTCAAAcaattgtatttattttgttacttttattctatgaattttttagttATCTCGcatatatatctttatgTATTGACATAGCTGACGTCATTATAGTCAGAAATAACAATCAAGTAAATGAAGCAGATTGAACCGTTTTACTAATCTATAATACATGATATTCAAGAAAGGATTAGATGATTCTGAGGggtttttttcaatttttttcaattttttcgatttttttataagtatttataatttgtttgaaatatgatcataaaactaaaaaaagtTGCAAAACTTAGCAAATAAACAAATGTCTTACgaatatttcaaatcattacTTGATTggatataatttaataaaacttgGTGTAAATCAATAAGATTGCCTCCGAGGTTGCTTCATGGGACCACTATTCCTTGTCTCTCTTATCAGGGTGTGTAATCAAGCACTCATTGGACTGGTGGCCCCCATTCTTACAAAATGAGCACAAGGTTCTCTTCATCTTATGTGAGGAAGGCTGAATGCCAGAGCTCcgaatattatttaatgaatttagaattttaaGTAAGAGGTATGATCCCTGATTTCTAGTTGGTGAATAAGTAACGAGTTGTTAAGTATTGGTTCAGCTTACTCTCTTATTTAGTCAAAAATAGCTTTATGAAAGATTATTAAAGTTATAAGACAATgtgtttatatttaaacatTCGTGGCACTTAGCGACATAACTACGCCTTAATATAAGTCAATAAGTAAATACGAATCACATTAATATCCATATACTACCATAAATACTCTTTCTATTAAATACTTTAAGCAATGTAAAGAGAATAAATGCGTCACTAAATGTCGTACattagataaaaataatttaaaccAATTACCTACATAGCCAGAAAGGTAATTAATTTCGAATAATTGcttatatttaatagtaaaatattatgttgttgaattaatttttcttacaTTATACTATAAATACAACATATCTAGAAAACCatataaatcattatataCTTGAAAGTtaatcttaaaaaaatctcattttaacaaaaattattacattataaacaaatataacataattgtaattgattaaaatttattgtaGTTTTACCACTGATAGTAAAGCAGAGGTATAAGAACTGCACATACCTAGAGTGGGTCAAAATGAGATCTGTTAAGAAAAAGTTTTACtaaatttgaaaacaaataatattaatctttgaaaaatactCGAAGGATAGGGTtatgaaaatttaagataagaagtataaaaaaatttaaaatattattattggaaaataaaactttaaattatttattcgTTGGCAACGATAACTTCGACATCTACACCAGGTTCAATGGTGATTTGAGTAATTCTCTTGACAATGTTAACTGGAGCTTGTAAGTCAATGTATCTCTTGTGAATTCTCATTTCATAAGTGTCCCAAGTTTTAGAACCTTCACCATTTGGAGTCTTTCTGGTGGAGATCTTTAAGACCTTGGTTGGTAATCTGACTGGACCCTTCTTGTATAAGTTGTGTTGTTCAACATTGTTGACAATGTTGGTACAAACAGATTCCAATTGCTTAACCTTGGTGGAGGTCAAGGTGATTCTCATCTTTAGAATCTTTGGAGCTTCAACTTCTTCAacgttttcttttttaaagtCAGACATTGTAGTTATACCTTTTTTGTTCTTTGGCCTTCTGAAAAGAGcttaaaacaaaaacatcATAAATTTAacttaatttaaatatactaACTTCTATATAACCTTAACGGtagtattattgaaaaatctgatatattgaaaattcatCAGCTCAAACTTTCGATACTCATCATCATAGTCATTGAATGAGAAACgctaatgaaaaattatttgggAAACGCGGAACGGAAAGCAACCctatcacgtgataactTGAAAAACTTAAGAAatgttaaatattttcgaaatatttatttttattttttattttctgatAATGTTCGGATGTTAAACAGGGATAGGTCTTCAAATCTCATGACggtaaatataaaagaaaaaaaaaattaaaacagaAACATGCAAGAAAACAATGTGTatgtaaaattaaaatgattAAATAAGAGgaagtaataataataataataaaaaattatataaagagaagaaaagaaaataaaaagaagtAGCAAAAAAAGAACGATTTTGAGTTTAAttgcaaataaaaaaatataacaaataattgaaGTGGAAGAAACATCTTGCCTTGGCAATATCAGTGTATTGAatatagaatatatataacaaaCAGTTTGCTGTGTTATTCACCtgataattttcatttacgcttccattcttttaattaacttatttattttctttttttttttcaagctCTTTGTTCAtcttatttcaaaaataaaaaaaacaaatgaaatattatttcacttttttcttttttttgcgttttaatatcttgtaaattTGTTGTTAAACTAAACCTATGCAGTAGGTTGTTTAGCAGGTTTATTTTGTTCATCAGTTTCATGTTCTTCTTCAGAGAAATTTAAATCCAAGTCGTCATCATCATGTCTTAAATCAGCGTCTGCTACTTCACCTAATGATTGTAAATCATCTAAATCGAAATCAGCAACGTTTTCTGGGTCTGTTGGTAATTGTTGAGAAGATGCCAACATGTATGAAGTAGAAGTTGGTCTCCAGATGAAGGATAAAGTTACAAAGACACCGAAATAAACCAAAGTTGGCCAGAAATCAGTGTAAAAGAATCTCGTTCTCCAATGTTGTTCCACCATATCGATTGAATTTGTACCGACGTAAATGAATGAAGAAACTAAAAGACCAGCTAAGATAATTAACAAAGAAGCGTAAATGATGGTCAAAACTTTTTGGTACATCCCCATCTTAACGATTTGTCTTTGTTCCTTTAGGTAAATGACAGTCTTTGTCATCGATCTTAAAATCATGTAATAGTAGGCAAATAAAGATAGAGCCATTGGAATCAAAgtgattaataatagataGGAAGTCTTTTCTGGATCTTGCAAATAACTTTGAATCAAGAAGGCTACTGTTAGGACATATGATACGCATGCATAAATTTGGCAACGTCTCATCAAagttttattcaatttagGGAATACGATACCGTAACCTAAAGCAATAATCAATAATAGGAAGAATGAGAAGGAAACTTTACCGGCAGTCAAGATAGAGAGGAAGACCATGTATACTTTGATTCCAGGACTATCACCTTTTTCATTCTTGATATCATAATAGGcccaaataaaaatagtttCAGCGGTTAGAAAGACAAAGAAAgccaaaatatatttttgtaatggtaataattcatGCTTATGTTTCCAGAATGCAAAGGAATATAAAGCCATTGCCACAACGTAAGCAATAGCTAACAAACCGTAAAGGGgcaatttattaatttcagcACCAGCTAATTTACCGTAGGCATTTCTGAAATTAACTACTGCTTTATATTCAGTAGATTCATATTTGGAAACAGTGGCAATACAATAGTAACCAGTCTTGGTAATTGGATATTTACTATCATGTAACCCTAGATTCTTTTGTGAAAATGTCATAATTGGATGAGCTAAAGTTCTATTGGTGCCAGTGAAAGGATCATAAACTACATCttgaatcaaatattgATCCAATTGTTCACTTGTACAAAGTCCTGAATCGACAGCAAATTCATCACagatataataaatctcACCATCTGGTAATTCAATACCGATATGCTCAAAATCTTGGAAATCAAAAATGGCTACAATGACACCtgaatcattttcattttctgaattgaattttttcaaattgaatGAGATAAAGGGGTCGACTTTCCCACTCCAATCTTCTTTGGAGTACATCCCAGAACATGTTCTATAATGGTGTTGAGTTAATGTTTCTTTATTGGCCTTCACCATTACCTCCTTATTAAAGGATAATAAGAAGATAAATGCTAGGACGCAATTGAAGATAGACCTAGTTATATTTCTATTGAGCATCGTATTATA
The window above is part of the Henningerozyma blattae CBS 6284 chromosome 2, complete genome genome. Proteins encoded here:
- the RPS20 gene encoding 40S ribosomal protein uS10 (similar to Saccharomyces cerevisiae RPS20 (YHL015W); ancestral locus Anc_2.550); the protein is MSDFKKENVEEVEAPKILKMRITLTSTKVKQLESVCTNIVNNVEQHNLYKKGPVRLPTKVLKISTRKTPNGEGSKTWDTYEMRIHKRYIDLQAPVNIVKRITQITIEPGVDVEVIVANE
- the TBLA0B06740 gene encoding uncharacterized protein (similar to Saccharomyces cerevisiae YHL017W and PTM1 (YKL039W); ancestral locus Anc_2.552) → MLNRNITRSIFNCVLAFIFLLSFNKEVMVKANKETLTQHHYRTCSGMYSKEDWSGKVDPFISFNLKKFNSENENDSGVIVAIFDFQDFEHIGIELPDGEIYYICDEFAVDSGLCTSEQLDQYLIQDVVYDPFTGTNRTLAHPIMTFSQKNLGLHDSKYPITKTGYYCIATVSKYESTEYKAVVNFRNAYGKLAGAEINKLPLYGLLAIAYVVAMALYSFAFWKHKHELLPLQKYILAFFVFLTAETIFIWAYYDIKNEKGDSPGIKVYMVFLSILTAGKVSFSFFLLLIIALGYGIVFPKLNKTLMRRCQIYACVSYVLTVAFLIQSYLQDPEKTSYLLLITLIPMALSLFAYYYMILRSMTKTVIYLKEQRQIVKMGMYQKVLTIIYASLLIILAGLLVSSFIYVGTNSIDMVEQHWRTRFFYTDFWPTLVYFGVFVTLSFIWRPTSTSYMLASSQQLPTDPENVADFDLDDLQSLGEVADADLRHDDDDLDLNFSEEEHETDEQNKPAKQPTA